A stretch of the Melanotaenia boesemani isolate fMelBoe1 chromosome 24, fMelBoe1.pri, whole genome shotgun sequence genome encodes the following:
- the rp1l1a gene encoding retinitis pigmentosa 1-like 1 protein — translation MHSVQTRLWDPRPPSKHVSPFPAPPPSNLRQAHVTSAPPAKRITFYKSGDSQFGGVRMAIHKRSFKCFDALLDDLSQKVPLPFGVRTVTTPRGTHTIKHLEQLQDGGCYLCSDRRHAKPINIELASKRQGLWYHHGRRPQRPEAPSTTPPGHMHLPYRQRRILLVKNSEPGMRRSIVLSRRSTRSLRAFLEEVSEVMQFHVHKLYTAEGRRIDSIQTLMTCPGVLVCVGREAFSPMLINFIRKTSEEKLPGLSNKSPSFGPRTPGNGSRSPATQGVRSSPHGAQSRASEHDEGHESKKNVNFGLETKKSIIHPRSDSSNRSARFSLSSEKSCGVFSQARPAIMNDDIEKRVLVNKDGSLSVEMRVRFHLQSDETLQWSTQIKKSPSLTNESLPLSQTQPDYLQHGQSESCSDPDSTGYECVDYNGRPLQCALEENHCPCCYQRQDHQFDLWENPAHSLKHPPVPPPHTSNHTMMRHTHSSSSSSSCNSRRVVRCRARLSQSPGGSGSEQSQLVQEEMCMTEQVERRVEVAEDGDTQVEVCKVSRCCSKTELVAMDTNLRPHSGRSVEGELMIGEDENRPFSTVSTSSHVLQSLKEDQDDEDDDLPPSASQCSHRDVPSPSSTPEAHLDEKPMSRISASSIHSTKLKEREGTGSKALSGAPSCHCGAATPHSAERVPSSASNISKSRIPKSEEEGTADVEDEEIKRAVSGLSGHTGLSANSQKSGTSSVCPHCGGCKRAASSNGRASKRSNNSNRASPHPTSPLCNKENSDDDNGHDDKASDISAVSTQSNKTNLTNHGRLSAMSNVLEGRAPSAMSRSSNLESTGIDEEEKPTSNEGQTSNKSHKSVCHGSSGVTVDQDEERSPSTLSAQSGKSKYTSEALVINPEEEAEGENAIERAASFLSDKSGASVKSNKSSCSKVASPLDKTTTEEDDSGNRASSSLSVKSNTSAKADSVLSDKSTKSNVPAKSGTSHRSACSHCAKATSPVSKIEERPKDDLTEREEEAGIEERAASAMSAKSDRSDKSSKSAKASQRSSSPTSEARADGEERATSQLSGRLSVKSAKSSKCNDNEKAASPSLQVAEDAEESERPESMMSAKSENEKRPASARSGKSASSAKSCHVNTELDGTVDRSPSATSGRSHISAKSQKSNPSAASPNHDNTDAPIIETNGEESSMSAKSKSSGRSGASCKMNSSRNPSRSNVVTIKTPEGADEEGNERAPSVASGNEAGENVNNAPKSKSPGSSHGQTLSPKRTPLLQTHSPKTPAGSPKSSKSPAQHLQPGSCAGETRGSSALSVHSTTSVKSDRAKCRCGAGSGEKEKEEENKEDGKSEGASSFLSSSSKRQRKESEGTEKPLSRASSGSVSLGLPEDQDTADSDSGKSSVSFYKNTEATQNAPKSPASSSVKNDMEITGSSASQRSNGSSQSHNPIPTIEMPRGGEDGGEEGLEQNTERATSAVSVKSGRSHKSCSKCSVKSAQMPESKERDASPGPIPSPSKTGSVKSVSATNGSKMDTVNNRASSAMSGSAEVRSKSPASASVKDAAKSCVSTNSDTENQDISRPASEVKDKQDFAQNKTASIYSQNPCCLRPESAASTQSKSKKALQESEGKQDLVKSEGLSPVKSKKSRSETSSSQRKETHVKSSSPCSLRSSKPDSKVEACSESTLSHSLSAADLLKETMAAARQNSQQSKASKTSDKPRSEKSDRSKRSRAVKEREGDMEVTPACLPNASPNEVVSDWLRSIPANTSLHALGNELNEELEEHKEKEMEDTRGDETKKEESSGDESADKDEKVGSGEEGEKEDDGKCDAAEEEKSSGPGFGDAVGIHLSKNWHCSAAVMKVLLSSSSGRCRSMPEVSPVYGRRLSTSARGLLDCLAQLQLIEPAAGSGSQEQKDRKQQYDEIMAILQSLWLTEPRDIEVKEAKDGGLEQVTPPRSSSGVGMSSGSGGSGKDNGHQGEDETPAKETELLQEEEVVAKVAEEDEGGTKTKDEENGTEPEETSKAEELMKSEEQNGIPQSPKTTENPSSSDKSSTNNSSKSATDNERETLEGSPSDTPPNAPRAPLSKRLSQDPDPVWVLNLLKKLEKQFMSHYIDAMAEFKVRWDLDDSIILDTMISELREEVSRRIQSSIQREMRKIQSRAGKGGKSPRPPQLANISRDSTMTERRRRMLKVMKNQSVKTADSHSDEETAGEFSDQRSDDEYCPCDACVRKKMATRPFKTNPLAAEAPVMMEFDLLKILQLKKSPSPAPVTVHQPQEVVDEEGRNLEVVREEEEEDETKEDIKADLVLEETIAEEDEEVEQDKDEGDTQEEAEEEEDSEEQEEGATTGEEAEQDETSEKGEEDEGECTCQCTREQDENEKDEREEAEETSSNTGDEGEMGGNETGEKEDETETGEEEEESDKETVKEVSSGEVEEESGEDGTAEIAANEESTLVEEVVQGNVSASAEDDDDEDDGTGEGELHEDEKGGESEEQEGEASEEERISCQSQKATPTICVTEGEEADAEDSDDSKRRSDTGVEDSGQEETGGTGDEEEKESGEGGEADEDTVEEFKPEEDSTNKKEGALLHQFTKTSVESQSGSMEEVDMDPSSNPVDAIEVPKMADGVSTGGGVGHKRSRSPARVKRRKPKEIDNELEDF, via the exons ATGCATTCAGTCCAGACGAGGTTGTGGGATCCCCGACCCCCGTCTAAACATGTCTCTCCGTTCCCTGCACCACCTCCCTCCAATTTGCGGCAAGCCCATGTGACTTCAGCCCCCCCAGCTAAACGGATCACTTTCTACAAGAGCGGTGACAGCCAGTTTGGGGGCGTCAGGATGGCCATCCACAAGCGCAGCTTCAAATGCTTTGACGCCCTGCTGGATGACCTTTCTCAAAAG GTTCCCTTGCCGTTCGGAGTGCGAACTGTGACCACACCACGAGGCACCCACACCATCAAACACCTGGAGCAGCTCCAAGATGGCGGCTGCTACCTCTGTTCTGACCGGCGGCATGCTAAGCCAATTAACATAGAGCTGGCCAGCAAACGGCAAGGCCTCTGGTACCACCATGGCAGGAGGCCCCAGAGGCCTGAAGCCCCATCTACAACACCCCCTGGCCATATGCATTTGCCTTACAGGCAGCGACGGATCCTGCTGGTGAAGAACAGTGAGCCAGGAATGAGGAGAAGCATTGTGCTGAGCAGGAGGTCAACCAGAAGCCTGAGAGCCTTTTTAGAGGAGGTGTCCGAAGTGATGCAATTTCATGTTCACAAGCTCTACACAGCGGAGGGAcgcagg ATCGACAGCATACAAACCCTGATGACTTGTCCTGGTGTGTTGGTGTGCGTCGGCCGGGAAGCCTTCAGTCCAATGCTCATAAATTTTATTAGGAAGACATCAGAGGAAAAACTGCCAGGTTTGAGCAACAAGTCTCCTAGTTTTGGACCCCGGACTCCTGGCAATGGGTCTCGGTCTCCTGCAACCCAAGGAGTAAGGTCCTCTCCTCACGGAGCTCAGTCCAGAGCCAGTGAGCATGATGAAGGCCATGAAAGTAAGAAAAATG TTAACTTTGGACTTGAAACCAAGAAGAGCATTATCCACCCTCGCTCCGATTCCTCAAATCGCTCCGCCCGTTTCTCCTTATCCTCTGAAAAGTCATGCGGTGTCTTCTCCCAGGCAAGACCAGCTATTATGAATGACGACATAGAAAAGCGCGTTCTAGTAAATAAAGATGGCAGCCTCTCAGTGGAGATGAGAGTGCGTTTTCACCTCCAGAGTGATGAGACTCTTCAGTGGTCTACACAAATTAAGAAATCCCCCTCTCTGACCAATGAATCTTTGCCCCTCAGCCAAACACAGCCGGATTACCTGCAGCATGGTCAGTCAGAAAGCTGTTCAGACCCTGATTCTACAGGCTACGAATGTGTGGACTATAATGGACGACCACTGCAGTGTGCATTGGAAGAGAACCATTGCCCCTGTTGCTACCAGAGACAAGACCATCAGTTTGACTTGTGGGAAAACCCCGCTCACAGTCTGAAACATCCTCCAGTCCCACCTCCACATACATCCAACCATACCATGATGAGACATACACACTCCTCTAGCTCTTCCTCGTCATGCAACTCCAGAAGGGTGGTTCGCTGCAGAGCACGGCTCTCTCAGTCTCCAGGTGGATCGGGTTCGGAGCAGAGCCAACTGGTCCAGGAGGAGATGTGCATGACAGAGCAAGTAGAGCGCAGAGTAGAGGTGGCAGAGGACGGGGACACTCAGGTAGAGGTCTGCAAGGTCAGCCGGTGCTGCAGTAAAACTGAATTGGTTGCCATGGACACTAACCTTCGACCACACAGTGGAAGGTCAGTTGAAGGTGAGCTGATGATAGGGGAAGACGAAAATCGCCCATTTTCCACCGTCAGCACCTCGTCACATGTTCTTCAGTCACTGAAAGAGGACcaagatgatgaggatgatgatctGCCACCGAGCGCCTCTCAGTGCTCCCACAGAGATGTACCATCACCATCCTCCACTCCTGAGGCTCACCTGGATGAAAAGCCAATGAGCAGGATCTCGGCCAGTTCGATCCACTCTACTAAACTCAAGGAAAGGGAAGGGACAGGAAGCAAAGCATTATCTGGAGCCCCTTCCTGCCACTGTGGAGCAGCCACCCCACACTCAGCAGAACGAGTTCCCAGCTCCGCATCTAATATAAGCAAATCCAGGATCCCAAAATCAGAGGAAGAAGgcacagctgatgttgaggaTGAAGAGATAAAGAGGGCTGTTAGTGGCTTATCTGGTCACACGGGACTTTCGGCTAACTCCCAGAAGTCAGGAACATCCAGTGTGTGCCCACACTGTGGTGGCTGTAAGCGTGCAGCCAGCTCTAACGGCAGAGCATCAAAGAGATCAAATAATTCAAACAGAGCCTCTCCACACCCCACCTCACCTCTCTGCAACAAAGAGaacagtgatgatgataatggtcATGATGATAAAGCCTCGGATATTTCAGCTGTATCAACGCAGTCAAACAAGACCAACCTCACCAATCATGGGCGCCTCTCTGCTATGTCAAATGTCTTGGAAGGCAGAGCACCCAGTGCCATGTCCAGATCCTCCAACCTGGAGTCAACAGGAatagatgaagaagaaaaaccgACATCAAATGAGGGCCAAACATCCAACAAGTCGCACAAGTCTGTGTGTCATGGTTCATCTGGTGTTACAGTAGACCAAGATGAGGAGAGAAGCCCCAGCACATTGTCGGCTCAGTCTGGCAAGTCCAAATACACAAGTGAAGCACTGGTCATCAACCCAGAAGAGgaagcagagggagaaaatgcTATAGAAAGAGCAGccagcttcctgtcagacaaATCTGGTGCATCAGTCAAGTCTAATAAGTCCAGCTGTAGTAAAGTTGCATCTCCATTAGACAAAACAACTACAGAAGAAGATGACTCAGGTAATAGAGCTTCTAGTAGCCTCTCTGTTAAGTCAAATACTTCTGCTAAGGCTGACAGCGTCCTATCAGATAAATCAACTAAATCAAATGTTCCTGCAAAGTCTGGCACATCTCACAGGTCTGCTTGCAGTCATTGTGCAAAAGCAACATCTCCAGTTAGTAAGATAGAAGAGAGACCCAAAGATGACCTAACAGAAAGGGAAGAAGAAGCAGGGATAGAGGAAAGGGCAGCAAGTGCAATGTCAGCAAAATCTGATCGGTCTGATAAATCCTCTAAGTCTGCTAAAGCTTCACAAAGATCTTCTTCTCCTACATCAGAAGCTAGAGCAGATGGAGAAGAAAGGGCTACAAGTCAATTGTCTGGAAGACTTTCTGTTAAATCTGCAAAGTCATCTAAGTGTAATGACAATGAAAAGGCAGCATCTCCAAGCTTACAAGTGGCAGAGGATGCTGAGGAAAGCGAGAGGCCGGAGAGTATGATGTCAGCTAaatcagaaaatgaaaagaggCCAGCCAGTGCTCGATCCGGTAAATCAGCTTCCTCTGCGAAGTCTTGCCATGTAAACACTGAGTTAGACGGCACAGTGGACAGATCCCCCAGCGCTACTTCAGGGAGATCACACATCTCTGCCAAGTCCCAGAAGTCAAACCCCTCTGCAGCATCTCCAAACCACGACAATACCGATGCTCCGATTATTGAGACAAATggagaagag AGCAGCATGTCTGCTAAGTCAAAATCTTCAGGGAGGTCCGGTGCTTCTTGCAAGATGAATTCTAGCAGAAATCCTTCAAGGTCAAATGTTGTCACTATTAAAACACCAGAAGGGGCTGATGAGGAAGGAAATGAGAGAGCACCGAGTGTCGCATCAGGAAACGAAGCTGgtgaaaatgttaataatgCACCAAAAAGTAAATCTCCTGGAAGCTCTCATGGCCAGACACTGTCACCAAAAAGAACACCTTTGCTTCAGACGCATTCACCTAAAACTCCAGCTGGATCCCCCAAAAGCTCTAAATCCCCTGCACAACATCTGCAGCCTGGCTCCTGTGCTGGAGAGACAAGAGGGTCCAGTGCCTTGTCAGTTCACTCCACAACCTCAGTTAAATCTGACAGAGCCAAATGTCGCTGTGGAGCAGGGTCaggggagaaagaaaaggaagaggagaataAGGAGGatggaaaaagtgagggagCTTCCAGCTTCTTGTCATCCTCATCAAAGAGGCAGAGGAAAGAATCAGAAGGCACAGAGAAACCTTTGAGTCGTGCTTCATCTGGGTCGGTGTCTCTTGGGCTGCCCGAGGACCAAGATACAGCTGATTCAGACAGTGGCAAGTCTAGTGTTTCTTTTTACAAGAACACCGAGGCAACTCAAAATGCCCCCAAAAGCCCAGCGAGTTCCTCTGTAAAAAACGATATGGAGATAACAGGGTCATCTGCGTCTCAGAGGTCCAATGGAAGCAGTCAATCTCACAATCCTATCCCTACTATTGAAATGCCCAGAGGAGGTGAAGATGGAGGTGAAGAAGGTCtggaacaaaacacagaaagagcCACCAGTGCAGTTTCAGTTAAAAGCGGCAGGTCTCACAAGTCCTGTAGCAAGTGTAGTGTCAAATCAGCTCAGATGCCTGAATCTAAAGAAAGAGATGCAAGTCCTGGCCCTATTCCTAGCCCTTCTAAAACAGGTAGTGTGAAGTCTGTGTCAGCAACAAATGGGAGCAAAATGGATACCGTTAACAACAGGGCCTCATCTGCAATGTCAGGAAGTGCTGAAGTTCGGAGCAAATCCCCTGCAAGTGCCAGCGTTAAAGATGCAGCAAAAAGTTGTGTTTCAACAAATAGTGACACTGAAAACCAGGATATCAGTAGACCAGCTAGCGAGGTCAAGGATAAGCAGGAttttgcacaaaataaaacagccagCATCTACTCCCAAAATCCCTGCTGTCTCAGGCCTGAGTCAGCAGCTTCAACTCAGTCAAAGTCTAAAAAAGCTTTGCAGGAGAGTGAGGGAAAACAGGATTTAGTCAAATCAGAAGGTTTGAGTCCagtcaaaagtaaaaaatccAGGTCAGAAACATCAAGTTCACAGAGGAAAGAAACCCATGTTAAATCCTCTAGTCCTTGCTCCTTACGCAGCTCCAAACCAGACAGCAAAGTAGAGGCTTGTAGCGAAAGCACACTGTCTCACTCTCTGTCAGCTGCTGATCTGCTGAAGGAAACCATGGCTGCTGCACGCCAAAACAGCCAGCAGTCAAAAGCCAGCAAAACCAGTGATAAACCCAGAAGTGAGAAAAGTGATAGGTCTAAGAGAAGCAGAGCTGTCAAAGAGCGGGAGGGTGACATGGAAGTGACACCTGCCTGTCTGCCTAACGCATCCCCCAATGAGGTTGTCAGTGACTGGCTTCGGAGCATCCCAGCTAACACCAGCCTGCATGCACTTGGCAATGAGTTAAATGAGGAATTGGAGGAACACAAGGAAAAGGAAATGGAAGACACACGTGGAGATGAGACGAAAAAAGAGGAGAGCTCCGGAGATGAGAGCGCCGACAAGGATGAGAAAGTTGGGTCGGGAGAAGAAGGGGAAAAAGAGGATGATGGCAAATGTGATGCAGCAGAAGAGGAGAAAAGTTCAGGTCCAGGCTTTGGTGATGCAGTGGGGATTCATCTGTCAAAGAACTGGCATTGTTCTGCAGCCGTGATGAAGGTTCTTTTGAGCTCTTCTTCGGGTCGATGCCGGAGCATGCCCGAG GTGTCTCCTGTTTATGGTCGTAGACTAAGCACATCAGCCAGGGGCCTTTTGGACTGTTTAGCCCAGCTCCAGCTCATTGAGCCAGCAGCAGGCAGCGGCAGTCAGGAACAGAAGGACCGCAAGCAGCAGTATGATGAGATAATGGCCATTCTTCAATCTCTCTGGCTCACTGAACCAAGGGACATTGAGGTCAAAGAGGCTAAGGACGGTGGATTGGAGCAGGTGACGCCACCAAGATCCTCATCCGGAGTGGGTAtgagcagtggctcaggcggatCAGGGAAGGACAATGGACATCAAGGAGAAGATGAAACACCTGCAAAAGAAACTGAATTGCTGCAGGAAGAAGAGGTTGTGGCAAAGGTTGCAGAAGAGGACGAGGGGGGTACAAAGACCAAAGATGAGGAAAACGGGACAGAACCCGAGGAGACTTCTAAAGCAGAGGAACTGATGAAGAGTGAAGAGCAAAATGGAATTCCTCAAAGCCCCAAAACCACTGAGAACCCATCATCATCAGACAAGAGCTCAACCAACAACAGTTCCAAATCTGCCACGGATAACGAAAGAGAGACCCTGGAAGGCTCCCCCTCTGACACACCCCCAAATGCTCCACGAGCACCCTTGTCCAAAAGATTATCACAAGACCCTGATCCAGTGTGGGTACTCAATCTGCTGAAGAAGCTAGAGAAACAATTCATGAGCCACTATATTGATGCCATGGCAGAGTTCAAAGTTCGTTGGGACCTGGATGACAGCATCATCTTGGACACCATGATCTCCGAGCTGAGGGAGGAGGTGAGCCGGCGCATCCAGAGCAGTATCCAGCGGGAGATGAGGAAGATTCAAAGTCGCGCCGGCAAAGGGGGGAAGTCGCCTCGGCCACCGCAGTTGGCGAATATCTCTCGGGATTCCACCATGACGGAGAGGAGGCGTCGAATGTTGAAG GTGAtgaaaaaccagtctgtaaaaacTGCTGATTCTCACAGTGATGAAGAAACGGCGGGTGAGTTCAGCGACCAGCGAAGTGATGACGAGTACTGCCCCTGCGATGCTTGCGTCCGCAAGAAAATGGCTACTCGGCCTTTTAAAACCAATCCACTAGCAGCTGAAGCTCCTGTGATGATGGAATTTGACCTCCTGAAGATACTTCAGCTCAAGAAAAGTCCATCACCTGCACCTGTAACGGTGCATCAACCTCAAGAGGTTGttgatgaggaagggaggaattTAGAGGTAGTtcgggaggaagaggaggaggatgaaacCAAAGAGGACATCAAAGCCGATCTTGTTTTAGAGGAGACGATTGCTGAAGAGGACGAGGAAGTAGAACAGGATAAAGATGAGGGAGATACACAAGAAGAAgcggaggaagaggaagatagTGAAGAGCAGGAAGAAGGCGCAACAACTGGTGAGGAAGCTGAGCAAGATGAGACATCTGaaaaaggagaggaggatgaaggagaGTGTACATGTCAGTGTACCAGAGAGCAAGATGAGAACGAGAAAGATGAGCGAGAGGAGGCTGAGGAAACAAGTAGTAATACTGGTGATGAAGGGGAGATGGGAGGAAATGAGACAGGAGAAAAGGAGGATGAGACGGAAACtggggaagaggaagaggagagtgACAAGGAGACAGTAAAAGAGGTATCATCAGGCGAAGTAGAGGAAGAATCCGGGGAAGACGGAACTGCAGAAATTGCAGCAAATGAAGAATCAACGCTGGTGGAGGAGGTTGTGCAGGGAAATGTCAGTGCATCAGCAGAGGATgacgatgatgaagatgatggcaCGGGAGAAGGAGAGTTACACGAAGATGAGAAGGGGGGAGAGAGTGAGGAGCAGGAGGGAGAAGCATCTGAGGAGGAGAGAATCTCCTGTCAG AGCCAAAAGGCAACTCCAACTATCTGTGTGACTGAGGGAGAGGAAGCCGACGCCGAAGACTCGGACGACAGTAAACGTCGGAGTGACACCGGCGTTGAAGATTCAGGACAGGAGGAGACTGGAGGTacaggagatgaggaggagaaagagagcGGAGAAGGTGGAGAAGCTGATGAAGATACAGTAGAGGAATTCAAGCCTGAGGAAGATAGCACAAACAAAAAGGAGGGGGCACTCCTCCATCAGTTCACCAAGACCTCAGTAGAGTCCCAGTCTGGCTCCATGGAGGAAGTTGACATGGATCCATCCTCAAACCCTGTGGACGCTATAGAGGTGCCCAAAATGGCCGATGGTGTATCCACTGGTGGTGGCGTTGGCCACAAGAGGAGCCGGTCACCAGCCAGGGTGAAACGACGCAAACCCAAGGAGATTGACAATGAACTGGAAGACTTTTGA